ATATGAGAGTGTTAAGGGAACAACTCACCTCTAAATGGTAAGTGGTGCACTGGCATTTACATTTTACCCAAAAATTGAGCTAACTAAAGGAAATTATATAGGTTATATTGAAATTTCATAGAAGTAAACTAGCATTTCGGTACTTGTAAATATAACTAAGTTGTAACTAATCCCTTcatagaaaacaaaataatattgcTAATTTAGGAATCTCTTGTCAGTGGTAATGTGAATGACTTGTAATTTAAGATCTGGATCAGACACATAACTTTAATCAGGAATCGGTTTTCCATGAATGGAACCATTTTACTGAGTTTGACAGAAACAGTAACCCTTTTCCCTTTCATCATGTACATCTAAGCCACCCCTTTCCCTCTTTTAGTCCTTCTCCATTCTACTCCATTTTCTAAACCTTCATACATCTAATCTTTCAGCAATACCAAGTTGCAGTTTAATATTTGGGTACACtcattaatttaatataattactaGAATTACTATTAATAGACAACTTgcatttttctaataataacaataaaaataacaatatttCGCACATGTTACTGAAAAAACCACAGAAAAGAACAATCATACTTTGGAATGTCGCATTTATGTGGCTGCCATTTCCATTTCACATAATCACTATCAGGCCTTCCATTAAGGTGGCAATCAAAATCCCTATCGATGAGTGGACATGAACCTAAGGGGTAATATGGCTTTGAATCATCCCTTATCCACATACCATCATAGATATCACAATTCTCATCATTTAAACTAAAACGACCCTCCATCTTCACATCTTGTGAAGAAGAACCACTATCATCAATAACCATagttacattattattattattattattattattaacagaAGTCACGTTTGATTCaccagaagaagaagaagaaacagttGCATTTACAGCAAAGTCCACATCTCTGGCAACCCTATTATCAGTGAAGTTCCCAATCTCAGTGACCAATGTAACGTTCTCACCGTTGGATTTCAGCGGAAACTGTTACACTTCACTACTATTAAGCGTTGCATTCTCACCACCGACGGTGAAATTCGCAAACCGTGTGTTCTTGTTCAAACCCTGACTTGAAGCATTCACTCCGCGAGTTTCTTCAATTCGTTCTTCATCCCTCTGCGGAGAACTTTGACACTTCACGTCTGCATGAACCCAGTGGTACCAATATTCTTTAACCTCAACAACTTTGTCTTTTCTCATCAAACAACAAGCAAGCACGAAGTGAAAAAGTAAGAAAAAATTACAAACCTTTGGATGTCATTTTTCTTGATAAATTAGAAGGAACAGAGAGGTGGTGATTTTTCCCAAAAAAAacaatgaaagaaaaaaattaaaaagacccAACTAAGGCCACTACCACACGATAAGGGACACACAATCTCAAACctttaaaaagttttaaaccCCAAACTTGACAAAATGCCACATCCGCAACTTAAGCTTGGGGTCTAGGAGGACACAAGCCGAAGTATAACATCGGCATTTTAGCCTTAACTGGACAGACGAGGAACTCACAACATAACTCATAGGAGGAAGACGATTAAAGAGCTGCCTTCTGTGCTGACGAGCTATATCTCAGAGTCCCACATCAGGCCAGAACATTATTAATTAAGAAGtttataattttcaaattcttcttTTGATATAAATTTCATGGTTTCTTTTGGTATATATTATGAGCAGTAAAGGCTAAATTTAAATCTAGAAGAGTGGTTTTACTACTTCCAAATTCGATTACTTTTTTCTTGTGCGATATGGATCTCCATTTAAGGATTaaataagatttaaatttttaatattagtaaATTAACTACTAAATCAATTTAAGTTGGTTATTGGTTAATGAGATTTGATTGGTTGGATTTAGAATACTATAGCCGAGACtagataaatattatttaaagcTCATTTCTTAGTGGGTCAAGCGTGCGTGACCAGGAAAGTTTAGCTCCAAGAAAAAATCGAAGGATGGACAAACAAAATGATTGGAAGTCAAAACAGAACAACACTTTTTTTATAGTCAAAACAAAAGTATAACccctaaaattttaaagagcCCATTGGAGATTGCGCGGTAACCCGAAATTCAAGCTGAGAAGCAGGACAAGACACACAGACTGACACTTGGCTCAATAACAGACCCTAACCCCAAAAtaccagaaaaaaaaaaaaaagaagctaGCTCCATGCATGCACGCACGCACGCATGCAACGATTGCAACTTGCAATCTGCGATTACATGGTGAAGCGAAACAAACCACCTAAAGCAATGTCATTGAACGATGCTGAGAGCTTATGATTCATGTATGACATGTGATCAGAGGATATTGTTGTTGTTTATGCCTATGTTGATTGATCTGGGGAAAGCAATTTAATTTGTCATCATCAGATTTTGACACcattttcaatttcaatgttCTTTGATTGTTAATGACTACGGGGGTTCTGTATTTTGTTGCCATTTCTGAGTATCATCCAAAAGTTGAGATCTCTTTGAGATGGCTATCCACGACCATTCTTCCAACGTGACGCCATCTTCGTTCTCTGATTCTTCAAACTTTTCTTCGCCGCCATCCCCTCATGCCTCCGACTCCTTCCGTAGATCACTCAAGAAAAAGTCCGATTCAAATTCATCGTCTGACGATCCATCACCAAAACCGAGTCCACGGCCTCCGCGTTCTCCGCCACCGCCGAAATCTCCACCACGGCCATCAAAgtctccaccaccaccaccctctccgCGTCCACCAAAACACTCGCCTCCTCCAAAAACACCCCCGCCGCCGCCATCGCCAGTTCCGTCACCTCCGCCACCACGGATTACACCTCCTCCACCCCCAACTTCAATAACGCCACCAGATTCACACTTTATTACTCCACCACCTCAAGTTACTCCttctcatcctcctcctcctcctcctcctcctccgccACCGCTGCCGCCAACAACTAGTTCCCCTCCAAACCACCCTACTACGCCGCCACAATCACCTTCTCCGCCTTCAAGATCAGGCGGTGATTCATCTTCTTCGAAACGCCATTCTCCCCCAGCGTCGTCAACTTCGAATACACGAGGTTATAGTGATCGGATAGGCCAACATGTTGGTTTTGCAGTGGCTGCAATTTCCATCATTGCACTCATTGCTGtaattctcttctttttttttaggaAGAAGAAAGATCGAGGCGATGCCGGTTGGCCACAAGGTAAATTATGTTCATTTTCATTTTGGTGGAAACTCACCAAAAAaagtattaattaaaaattattaaataatttaatatatttaattaaattattatttaataatttttaattattaacgtgcttctatcattttattttttgaatttatgttttatgAAAAGATATTGTTAGATCtcttattaatataatttatatagaaAAGCTCAAGGccataattttatgtattttagCCAATAATTTAATAGATTTAATTTAACagtttaataatatatttttaactaatatttttaaatattataaaattaattattgattaaaaataataaatcatttTAATCTATATCATTACTCTTAtctatatgttatttttaagttaaattttaatcataaattatttttaaaataataaaaaatttgtgtattattatacaaaataaaataggtGAATTTTATAGTAAACTTTGTATCAATAATATTAGTagcaataaaattttaagaagacttaaaaatataattaaaattaaaattacagattttactatttatataaaataacattataaaaaatagaatacaaaAATTATCATTTCCCTAGAGAcattatgatttatttttcaGCAGGCCTGTCGTGCGTATCCCAATTTTTTAATCTAtgtttgttagttgttagtatCTAGACTTTGACTTTCAAATTTGACGAGTCAAGACTAGTAGCCAGAGGATTTGGATCGGagttactcttttttttttttttttttttcacggaGAAGTACGTAGTATGAATTAAGCATTGGTTACTCATTATGTTCGTTTTTTGAATGATTGCGATGATGATGATAATTAGGTGGAAATGTACACTACTACTACAAACCAGGCGGGGCCAATGGTCCACAAGTAGGGAAGTACGGTTCACAAAAAAAACAGTCTACTCCGGTGAGAGGCAACTATGGAGGTTACGTGAGATCACCTTCAGAGCTACAACAAATGAGTGGGGGTATAATGGCTTATAGCTACGAAGAAATCGTGGAAGTAACGAACGGGTTTTCGAGTGAGAACGTAATAGGAGAAGGTGGGTTCGGGAGTGTGTACAAGGCTTTAATGCCCGGTGGTAGAGTAGGAGCAGTGAAGATGCTGAAACCTGGTAGTGGCCAAGGAGAAAGAGAGTTTAGAGCTGAGGTTGACATTATTAGTAGGATTCATCATCGTCATTTGGTTTCTTTGATTGGTTATTGCATAGCTGAGCAACATAGAGTTCTTGTCTATGAGTTTGTTCCTAATGGGAATCTCAGTCAGCACTTGCATGGTAATGTgagtttcttttttattcttttttatttttatgtaaaaattacTTGTTACATAATAATATATCAACCGGCTTTCTTTGAAGACTAACCTGTTTTTAATGCTAACAAAGTATTGGATGAATCAAAATTATGGAAAAGAATTGGTAcatatttcataattttttccATAATCAATCATATTGTCTAAGCTAAGTAAGCTTCTATTGTTCAATTGACATTTACTAAGATTCACAACCGAATAGGATAATGAAGCAACTTTTGTAGCAAAATATATCCAAAGAAATAAAGATAtagaaaaactaatttttatatacGTAGGAATTGATTTGGTGTGTGGTGATCTGTATGTAGGAAATAACTTACCTGTTTTGGATTGGCCGAATAGGATGAAGATAGCAAATGGCGCTGCAAGGGGCATAGCGTATCTGCATGAGGGCTGTAAGtatctttttcattatttttttttttttatagtatacagagatttttagtattttatgtTTAACATGCTTAAGATGTTTTTGTGGATTGATTTTGTTATTGCTGTAACACGATTTTTTTTtgcttaatttttattttaacaaaaaaatttacacacAAATTGCTGTAACATTATTAATGTGTGTTAACATTATGCTACTGGAATAATTATTTCTAAAAAGCAAAATCAAAGTCAAATACAGTCAAACAGTTGACCAGGACATAGTAAGAATGAGAAAATCAACTCATAGTTGTATCTGAAAAAAGTGACTGAGAATAAATTTagtttttgtattatttttagtataaaatatacagaattaaattatattttagtattttatttaatttaagatgaatataaatatgaaatgagaatatttattaaaatatttttaatattaaaaaaatattgttaaaattttaatttctgattttaaaaattttagtcctttatgtttttattttttagaaatattaaaaggACTAAAATTTtgtatctaaaaataaaattttagtttcaaTATCTGACCAAATCTAATACTGAATTCTAGCCTTAGTTCCAATTCCAATCTCTCTGGGAACATACACTACTTGTAAAGACATTTTAGGCTTGTCATATTTAAACATGCTAGAACTAGAAGCTCCCTAATTATACGTGTATATGTCTTCTGAAGAGAAGAAGGAAATTAAGTAATTGATACTGATGTGAACATACATTCAACTTCAAGCACAAATATTGACACTGATGTGTTAGtttaatttttctgttttctagGCAACCCAAGGATTATTCATAGGGATATTAAGTCCGCAAACATACTTTTGGATGGTGCTTATGAAGCACAGGTATATATAAGCATAAAGCATATAtattctttctaaattttttatcaaCAATAATTATCTCTCCAAATTTGAAATCCAGAGTGGTAATTTAGCCTTATATAATTATTAACACACACAGGTTGCAGACTTTGGACTTGCCAAACTAACTGATGACGCTAACACCCATGTATCAACCAGGGTGATGGGGACCTTCGGGTAGGAATATAAAAGAGTAACATTATAATGTTGTAAAACATGTTTTCCTGGTAATAGCTAATCTTGGATGATTATCCATTGTTGTGCAGATACATGGCTCCAGAGTATGCAACAAGTGGAAAATTAACGGATAGATCAGATGTTTTCTCATTTGGAGTTGTCCTGCTTGAGCTCATAACTGGAAGGAAGCCCGTTGATCCAAAGCGGCCCATCGGAGAAGAGAGTTTGGTTGAGTGGGTATGACTAAACTTGAAGAAACATGAAttgatttctcttattttgatCTTTCCTTATCATCACAAATTAACATGCATACAGGCTCGTCCACATCTTCTTCTTGCAATGGGGACGCGTGCGTTTGGTGATCTAGAAGACCCAAGGCTTGAAGGACGCTATGTTCATTCTGAAATGTTAACCATGATTGAGGCTGCTGCCGCATGTGTTCGCCACTCTGCTCCTAAACGCCCCCGTATGGTTCAGGTcatgtatttaaattttaagaaatttGACTGATGTTGGCTAAAAAAAGCTAGTTATCTAATATTATTCTTGTATAAATATTACCCTTTACTAAATGCAGCAGCTTCTTTTTTGTTATGTCGAATTAGGTGGCAAGAGCCTTAGAGTGTGGAGAACAACTAGATCTATCAAATGGGGTGAAATATGGTCAAAGCAGAATATATGATTCAAGCCAGTACATTAATGATATTATGAGATTTAGAAGGATGATGGCTGATGGCAATTTTAGCGGTTACGACTATGATATGTATAGTACAGAACACAGTTCAAGAGAGTTGTCTCCTTCTTTAGGGATGCCAACTAGTTCAGGTGGTAATTCAGAACCTAGATCTTTCAACAACCATAGGAGCTTCTCTGACTCTGAGAAACCATAAAAGTCTTCATGGGGACTCACCTATGTATTAGAACAGAGCAATGAGCATTATTGGCATAATCAAGTTTAAGGCGCACCAGAAATGTCTCTCTTCACTCAATCCGTGGCTGTGGGCAAAGATTTACTTTTGTTCACGGTATGGGGCAGTACGACCTATACAAAGATAGAATGAATCATTTTAACATACTTTCGGTTTATACTGTGATATTAGTTAAAATATCCAAGACTGTTAGGATGTGTTTGGGATACCATAGAATTgaaattgatttaattttaaaattacattttttgtttataatgGATAAAAATAGGAATTGAATTGATTTGTAAATATAATGGGTTTATTTCAATATttatctcaatttttttttcatttttttagaatttaattagaattaaaataatttattgtgTCAAAAATgtaagagtttaattttattatttcgataTTAATATATAAGATAAGAGATGTGGATTTGGAGAGAAGAAGAGATGGTATAGGTCCTACGGAAGTTTGGCACCGCGGCAATggaaattttattatattaatttgtgttttttcaatttttattctAGTTTCTTACCCCTAGTCGTTTTTAGTTTGGGGTCGTTGAATGCTTGTAAACTATTACTAATTTACTATCATATATAAATAGATCTCTCTTATTGGCTGACATAGGTTTCCTCATAATTAAACTAACATCAAAGTTAAGATCCGAAAGGACAATCCACACAACTTGATCAATGGTCCTTCGAACTCCATATTTAGCAAGTCAATCTGCAGCTTTGTTGGCTTTCCTCAAAATCCATTCAAACTACACATTCCAAGCACGGAGGAGGAGCTCTTGAATCTTGAGAATAAGATCTGTCTCCCCTCTAACAAGAAGGCTCAATGTTCTTGAGGACTAAGCAATCAGTTTCACAAATGAGATCCTTAATATTAagaatttgtattttctagTAACTTTGTTACATTTATAAGATTCAATGGTAAAAATACATGTCAAGACTTTTATTCTAGTCATTTACCAGCAAGAGCAAAATATTACCGGGCCAATAGGTAACCCCTTCTCATATCTGACTAACATCGACCTAATTAAAGATAAAAGTAAAACTAACTAGTCCAAAACCATAGTTCTCTTTAAAATAACCAGTCAATCCATTAATTTCAAATTGAACTAGTTGTGATTTTACATTGTGTTTAATTTTACAAATCCATACTGCAGTTGCAGAGAACAAAGACAATAGAAAATATATGCAAAAATAAAAGCACATACAGAAGATAATCATATTGTACATTTCATCATCTCTTGTTCTTGTAGTGGGAGATCTAATAAGAAGAGATATTAAGACACAGAAGATAATATATAGAAAGTATAGCCAACAATAAGGGGGCATTTTCTACTTaacataatcataataataatgttaCTCTCATAAATTATTCCCTTGCATCATGGTCCTCCTGCCCTTAGTTTTCGAGGGGGGCCAAGTTTTAATTCGAAACTTTTCATATTCATATCAGCAgcagcaccaccaccaccatgATGGGGAGGACCAAATGGCTTAGGTggtcctcttcctcctcctcctcctccatgACCATAACCATGTCCATTCATAGGCTTGGAGGCTGCAATCTTCTTGTCAAAGCCAAATTCAATGTCCACTTCCTTAGTAGGCCGGAAGTCATGGTGGTTCTGATTCTGCTTCTGCTGCTTTTGCTGCTTGGAATGTTTCAGGCTGTGGCCGTGGCTCTTGCGGCCGCAAAGGCGTCCGAGGCAGCATGCGACGGCGGAAATGACTATGATTATGGCTAGAACAACAAACACTGAGCCAAATGAGCCATTTGAATGGTGAGGGGGTGACTCATATGTGTAAGTGGTTGGATACACTTGTTGGACAGGTTGTTGGAATTGCTGTGATTGTTGTTGCTGTGGCAGTGGTTGAACTTGTAAGGACATTTTGAATGTTTAGAACTTTAGAATTTGAGGGGTGACTGGTGATGGTGATGAGGGAATTGGTATATTAAGGGTTCAGCTCTTGTTCTTTGAGTGCAAACTAAGGTAGATTTTTTGGATTATTAACCTCCTCATGCACTCAAACTCAACTACTAGTTGCTAGCTAGTGTggatttgaaaatttgactagTGTGTTTGATATATGTATAAGAGAgatattcttctttcttttcttttcttttttatttttttgaatttgtaaAGGGAGCAGAGGGGGAACTTGCTTTAATAAAGAAGGCCAACAACAACTAAAGATATTCTTTTGTGATCTTTACTTGTTGTTTATTTTTTGCTTTgtaagaagagaaagagaaagtgagatctctctttctctctctctctctctcactagGCCCCATGAATGTGCAGCTTTTGTTTACTGGAGGAGTGTTCTCGCTGACAATCATTGGAATGATGAGATAGTGCAGAGGGAAGCAAGAAGAGCGAGCAAAGCATTTTTGAAGCTTTAATCATACAATATCACATAtagtattaaattaaatttctttAGGTGGGTCATCATTCACGGATCAAAAGGGCCATCCATATTGTTTTCTTCATTGGGGCAGGGGATTGTTTTCTTGCTACAAATTAACAGGGTAGATTAtaatattgaattttaattgattcatttttttctgttatttagtataatatagaattttataatattaaattattaattaaaaagagaagTGAATGTGGATAGCaactatattttatttattcttcaGTGGTTATTAACTTATTATGCCGCAGAAAGTTGCTTGTCTTGCATATACATATTCATACATTGTTGATGCTTTTCGgaattaagaaaagaaatgggCATTATTGCTGTTTAATGTTTGAAAATTATTGAAGACTATTTAccatagttgtcagaaccgaaATCGGTGATCGAACCGGTTAGGCTACTGAATCACTGGGTCACTGGTTCAACTGATGGGTTACTGGTTGAACCGGTTAACCCGGTCCCACATAAGTAAAATGTATAAAATAgctaaaaacttaaaaattaaaagttaaaaaacaTATCtccaataatattttaataaacatTAAATCTCAAATCCTAAAAATAAGTAGTAATACGAgaataaacataaaatttagTACTATTAGTCTATTACATGAACAACTCAATTTAACATAATGAAAACAACAATTCATGGATTATATCCAAGGAGTAACTTCAAAGTCTGGAAATCTTTCTTCATCTAACAAATCTGGAGCTACATCCTGATTGGTTTCATTCTGATTTGCATTTTTCACAGAAGTATTATTAGCTTCACCATCATCTCGATCATCTTCCAGATTCAATTCATCTAGCATTTCAATAATGTTTCACAAATCATAATCAATAATACGGCAAAACATTTGGTTAAAGCATTACAAAATCATTCCTAACAACAACATACCCAAATCATCTAAAGTTGATTGAAGAGACATATTTGCAAGATCATTCCGTAAAGCATCAACTTCTTCAGGAGTTAAAAATGGTGGTGAA
The genomic region above belongs to Arachis stenosperma cultivar V10309 chromosome 5, arast.V10309.gnm1.PFL2, whole genome shotgun sequence and contains:
- the LOC130980620 gene encoding protein trichome birefringence-like 2 — its product is MRKDKVVEVKEYWYHWVHADVKCQSSPQRDEERIEETRGVNASSQGLNKNTRFANFTVGGENATLNSSEVVARDVDFAVNATVSSSSSGESNVTSVNNNNNNNNNVTMVIDDSGSSSQDVKMEGRFSLNDENCDIYDGMWIRDDSKPYYPLGSCPLIDRDFDCHLNGRPDSDYVKWKWQPHKCDIPNLNATDFLERLQGQRLVFVGDSLNRNMWESMVCILRQSVKDKKRVFEISGRHEFKKKGVYAFRFEASFRNIYKIL
- the LOC130980621 gene encoding proline-rich receptor-like protein kinase PERK13; the protein is MAIHDHSSNVTPSSFSDSSNFSSPPSPHASDSFRRSLKKKSDSNSSSDDPSPKPSPRPPRSPPPPKSPPRPSKSPPPPPSPRPPKHSPPPKTPPPPPSPVPSPPPPRITPPPPPTSITPPDSHFITPPPQVTPSHPPPPPPPPPPPLPPTTSSPPNHPTTPPQSPSPPSRSGGDSSSSKRHSPPASSTSNTRGYSDRIGQHVGFAVAAISIIALIAVILFFFFRKKKDRGDAGWPQGGNVHYYYKPGGANGPQVGKYGSQKKQSTPVRGNYGGYVRSPSELQQMSGGIMAYSYEEIVEVTNGFSSENVIGEGGFGSVYKALMPGGRVGAVKMLKPGSGQGEREFRAEVDIISRIHHRHLVSLIGYCIAEQHRVLVYEFVPNGNLSQHLHGNNLPVLDWPNRMKIANGAARGIAYLHEGCNPRIIHRDIKSANILLDGAYEAQVADFGLAKLTDDANTHVSTRVMGTFGYMAPEYATSGKLTDRSDVFSFGVVLLELITGRKPVDPKRPIGEESLVEWARPHLLLAMGTRAFGDLEDPRLEGRYVHSEMLTMIEAAAACVRHSAPKRPRMVQVARALECGEQLDLSNGVKYGQSRIYDSSQYINDIMRFRRMMADGNFSGYDYDMYSTEHSSRELSPSLGMPTSSGGNSEPRSFNNHRSFSDSEKP
- the LOC130982455 gene encoding uncharacterized protein LOC130982455, translated to MSLQVQPLPQQQQSQQFQQPVQQVYPTTYTYESPPHHSNGSFGSVFVVLAIIIVISAVACCLGRLCGRKSHGHSLKHSKQQKQQKQNQNHHDFRPTKEVDIEFGFDKKIAASKPMNGHGYGHGGGGGGRGPPKPFGPPHHGGGGAAADMNMKSFELKLGPPRKLRAGGP